From the genome of Winogradskyella forsetii, one region includes:
- the rpsO gene encoding 30S ribosomal protein S15 → MYLDQKEKEKLFKKHGKDAKDTGSAEGQIALFTARINHLTEHLKNNRKDYNTERSLVKLVGKRRSLLDYLTKKDVLRYRAIVKELGLRK, encoded by the coding sequence ATGTATTTAGATCAAAAGGAAAAGGAAAAACTTTTCAAAAAACACGGTAAAGATGCAAAGGACACTGGATCTGCAGAAGGACAGATTGCATTATTTACAGCAAGAATCAATCACTTAACTGAGCACTTAAAGAATAATCGCAAAGATTATAATACGGAGCGTTCATTAGTAAAATTAGTTGGTAAACGTAGATCATTACTAGACTACTTAACTAAGAAAGATGTCTTAAGATATCGTGCAATAGTGAAAGAATTAGGATTAAGAAAATAA
- a CDS encoding sensor histidine kinase, which produces MKVSNHLRNFSNAYDVLERTFNNTYNGIAIVNLDGNWLKVNESVCEIFGYTRWELFNMDINNIVYAEDLAVHEEKFEKLINGDIDKYRVKQRYFHKDGSIIWMLISVSLVYFKEGRPHMIWQFNDVTNRQKSQDKLKLMLRVAKEQNERLTSFANIVTHNLRSHSGNLSSLTDFLEEDYSNLSQNENFQLLKTAIENLQETVSHLTEVARIKEIEDSKMESLNLYDFAEKATYNIIALAQNAEAIIYNEIDEDVCIKGIPAYLDSIILNFLTNAIKYKSDKRRLIIELRSIIQDDFVVLTIKDNGLGIDLDKFGDTLFQMYKTFHNNKDAIGIGLFITKNHIESLGGKIEVKSEVDVGTEFSICFKKA; this is translated from the coding sequence ATGAAAGTGTCAAATCATCTGCGGAATTTCTCTAACGCTTACGACGTTTTAGAGCGCACATTTAATAATACCTACAATGGCATTGCTATTGTCAATTTAGACGGAAATTGGTTAAAAGTCAACGAGAGCGTCTGCGAAATTTTTGGATATACAAGATGGGAACTCTTCAATATGGACATTAATAATATTGTCTATGCCGAAGATCTTGCGGTTCACGAAGAAAAATTTGAAAAACTTATCAATGGGGATATTGACAAATACCGTGTAAAACAGCGTTATTTTCATAAAGATGGTTCCATTATTTGGATGTTGATTTCAGTGTCCTTAGTTTACTTTAAGGAAGGTAGGCCTCACATGATTTGGCAATTTAACGATGTGACCAATCGCCAAAAAAGTCAGGATAAACTAAAGCTGATGTTAAGGGTCGCAAAAGAACAAAATGAGCGGTTGACGTCTTTTGCCAACATTGTGACCCATAATTTAAGGTCGCATTCTGGTAATTTATCATCTTTAACTGACTTTCTAGAAGAGGATTACTCTAATTTAAGCCAGAATGAGAATTTTCAATTATTGAAAACGGCTATTGAAAATTTACAAGAAACAGTATCTCATTTAACCGAGGTGGCAAGAATTAAGGAAATTGAAGATTCTAAAATGGAATCCCTTAATCTTTATGACTTTGCGGAAAAAGCGACCTATAATATTATTGCATTAGCGCAGAATGCAGAAGCCATAATATATAATGAAATTGATGAAGATGTCTGTATAAAAGGCATTCCAGCATACCTCGATAGTATCATTCTTAATTTTCTTACCAATGCCATAAAATATAAATCAGACAAAAGAAGGCTCATTATTGAACTAAGATCTATTATTCAGGATGATTTTGTGGTACTCACTATTAAAGATAATGGTCTTGGTATAGATTTAGATAAATTTGGAGACACCCTTTTTCAAATGTATAAAACCTTCCATAATAACAAAGATGCTATTGGTATAGGGCTTTTTATAACAAAAAATCACATTGAATCGTTAGGCGGAAAAATAGAAGTGAAAAGTGAGGTTGATGTTGGAACCGAATTTTCTATCTGTTTTAAGAAAGCTTAA
- a CDS encoding sensor histidine kinase: MPKQIELYKNKLFQNIFKYANGGIAIVSPKGKWIKANQSVLDLLGYTKEEFYQMSFQDITHRDDLELDLKSMQQLIDGEINNYQIEKRYFHKKGYVVWALLSVSLVRDETDEPIYFISQITDISEQKSATWHMEFLMNVIKGQNEKLKDFAHIATHDIRTHAGNLSSITEFLEEELEDILISNENYKMLKDSLSNLNETLNHLNLIRLDKPKKFNALNQLSLYQYVENSIYNVSALVKKENGTIINNVDKDLKILGIEAYLDSIILNFLTNAIKYKSEKRLPIIELTSALKDEYLVLKIKDNGLGIDLNTHSDKLFTLNGTFHEHHDSRGVGLYITKNHIESIGGKVEVESEVGKGTCFSIYFLSAKNYMHPVLS, translated from the coding sequence ATGCCAAAACAAATTGAATTATATAAAAATAAACTTTTTCAGAACATTTTTAAATATGCCAATGGTGGAATCGCAATTGTTAGTCCTAAAGGCAAATGGATAAAGGCGAATCAAAGTGTACTGGACTTATTGGGTTATACAAAGGAGGAATTTTACCAAATGAGTTTTCAGGATATAACACATCGTGATGATTTGGAGCTGGATTTAAAATCTATGCAGCAACTCATAGATGGGGAAATAAATAATTATCAAATTGAAAAACGTTATTTCCATAAAAAAGGCTATGTGGTTTGGGCCTTGCTATCGGTTTCTTTAGTGAGAGACGAAACTGATGAACCTATCTATTTTATTTCACAGATAACAGATATTTCTGAGCAGAAATCGGCGACCTGGCACATGGAATTTTTAATGAATGTTATTAAAGGTCAAAATGAAAAGCTAAAGGATTTCGCACACATTGCCACCCATGATATCAGGACACATGCTGGTAATTTGAGTTCTATTACAGAATTTTTGGAAGAAGAATTAGAGGACATCTTAATTTCGAATGAAAATTATAAGATGCTGAAGGACTCATTGTCTAATCTTAATGAAACCCTTAACCATTTGAATTTAATTAGACTAGATAAACCAAAGAAATTTAATGCGCTAAATCAGTTATCACTTTACCAATACGTAGAGAATTCTATATATAACGTAAGTGCCTTGGTAAAAAAGGAAAATGGTACAATTATCAATAATGTTGATAAAGACTTGAAAATTTTGGGTATAGAAGCTTACTTGGATAGCATTATTTTAAATTTTCTAACCAATGCCATAAAATATAAGTCAGAGAAAAGATTACCAATTATTGAGCTTACGAGTGCTTTGAAAGATGAATATTTGGTTCTTAAGATAAAAGACAATGGTTTGGGCATTGATCTAAACACTCATAGTGATAAATTGTTTACATTAAATGGTACTTTTCATGAACATCATGATTCTAGAGGTGTAGGGTTGTACATTACCAAAAACCATATAGAAAGTATTGGCGGCAAAGTGGAAGTAGAAAGTGAAGTCGGTAAAGGGACATGTTTTTCAATTTACTTTTTAAGTGCTAAAAATTATATGCATCCTGTTTTAAGCTGA
- the accD gene encoding acetyl-CoA carboxylase, carboxyltransferase subunit beta, which produces MAWFKRKEKGIHTSTEEKKDTPKGLWYKSPTGKIIDTKELEQNFYVSPEDGYHVRIGSNEYFQILFDDNKYKELDPNLTSKDPLKFEDTKKYPDRLKAAQEKTNLKDAVRTAVGKSNGEDLVIACMDFSFIGGSMGSVVGEKIARAADYSLKKKIPLMIISKSGGARMMEAALSLMQLAKTSVKLAQLADAGIPYISLCTDPTTGGTTASFAMLGDINIAEPGALIGFAGPRIVRDTTGKELPEGFQTSEFLLEHGFLDFITHRRDLKKKVNLYLDLIKNQPIRTA; this is translated from the coding sequence ATGGCTTGGTTTAAAAGAAAAGAAAAAGGTATACATACTTCTACGGAAGAAAAGAAAGACACGCCGAAGGGCCTTTGGTACAAATCTCCTACAGGAAAAATAATAGACACTAAAGAACTTGAACAGAATTTTTATGTAAGTCCAGAAGATGGTTATCATGTGAGAATTGGTAGTAATGAATATTTTCAGATTCTGTTTGATGATAATAAATATAAAGAGCTAGATCCTAATTTAACCTCTAAGGATCCACTAAAATTTGAAGACACCAAAAAATATCCGGACCGCTTAAAGGCCGCCCAAGAAAAAACCAATCTAAAAGATGCCGTACGTACAGCTGTTGGCAAATCTAATGGAGAAGATTTAGTGATTGCTTGTATGGATTTTAGTTTTATTGGTGGTTCCATGGGAAGTGTTGTTGGCGAAAAAATCGCTAGAGCGGCAGATTATTCCTTGAAAAAGAAAATCCCATTGATGATCATTAGTAAATCTGGAGGTGCCAGAATGATGGAAGCTGCTTTATCCTTAATGCAATTAGCTAAAACCTCTGTAAAACTAGCACAATTGGCCGATGCTGGCATTCCTTACATTTCACTATGTACAGATCCAACAACTGGTGGTACAACAGCCTCTTTTGCAATGTTAGGCGATATCAATATAGCTGAACCTGGCGCGTTAATCGGTTTTGCTGGTCCAAGAATTGTACGCGATACAACTGGAAAAGAATTACCTGAAGGATTCCAGACTTCCGAATTTTTATTGGAACATGGTTTCCTGGACTTCATAACACATCGAAGAGACTTAAAGAAAAAAGTAAATCTATATCTCGATTTGATAAAGAATCAACCCATACGAACTGCCTAA
- the fbaA gene encoding class II fructose-bisphosphate aldolase codes for MSHNIKPGVATGKEVQNIFNYAKAKGFALPAVNVIGSNTINGVLETARDLNAPVIIQFSNGGAQFNAGKGLSNEGQQAAIQGAIAGAKHVHQLAEAYGVPVILHTDHCAKKLLPWIDGLLDASEQHFKETGKSLYSSHMIDLSEEPLEENIEICKKYLERMSKMGMTLEIELGITGGEEDGVDNTDVDDSKLYTQPEEVAYAYEELSKVSDQFTIAAAFGNVHGVYRPGNVKLTPKILKNSQDHITKKYGVEHNHIDFVFHGGSGSTVEEIREGISYGVIKMNIDTDMQWAFLSGVRDYVQDKKDYLQTQIGNPDGNDVPNKKYYDPRVWLRKGEDAFVERLKKAFEDLNNVDTL; via the coding sequence ATGAGTCACAATATTAAACCTGGAGTTGCTACAGGTAAAGAAGTTCAGAATATATTCAATTATGCGAAAGCAAAAGGCTTTGCCTTACCAGCTGTTAACGTTATTGGTTCTAACACTATAAATGGCGTATTAGAAACTGCTAGAGATTTAAACGCTCCTGTCATTATTCAATTTTCTAATGGTGGTGCCCAATTTAATGCAGGTAAAGGCTTGAGTAATGAAGGTCAGCAAGCTGCTATACAAGGTGCTATAGCAGGCGCAAAACATGTGCATCAATTAGCAGAAGCTTATGGTGTACCTGTAATTTTACATACCGATCATTGTGCTAAGAAATTATTACCTTGGATTGATGGTCTTTTAGATGCTAGCGAACAACATTTTAAGGAAACAGGAAAATCGCTATACAGTTCCCACATGATTGATTTATCTGAAGAACCGCTAGAAGAAAACATAGAAATCTGTAAAAAATATCTTGAGCGCATGAGCAAAATGGGTATGACTCTAGAGATTGAATTAGGAATTACAGGTGGCGAAGAAGATGGTGTGGACAACACAGATGTTGACGATTCTAAACTATACACCCAACCTGAAGAAGTGGCTTATGCTTATGAAGAGTTAAGCAAAGTAAGTGATCAGTTTACAATTGCAGCAGCTTTTGGAAATGTACATGGTGTTTACAGACCTGGAAATGTCAAATTAACACCGAAAATCTTAAAAAATTCCCAAGACCATATCACCAAGAAATATGGTGTTGAGCACAATCATATTGATTTCGTTTTCCATGGTGGATCTGGTTCTACAGTTGAAGAAATAAGAGAAGGTATTAGCTATGGCGTTATTAAAATGAACATCGATACAGATATGCAATGGGCTTTTTTAAGTGGCGTTAGAGATTACGTTCAGGATAAAAAAGACTATTTGCAAACCCAAATTGGCAATCCAGACGGAAATGATGTGCCTAACAAAAAATACTACGATCCACGTGTTTGGTTACGTAAAGGAGAAGATGCTTTTGTGGAAAGACTTAAAAAAGCGTTTGAAGATTTGAATAATGTAGATACATTATAA
- the tamL gene encoding translocation and assembly module lipoprotein TamL, whose amino-acid sequence MNLQHLTSIVYPFNTSMYRNVLVLVCVFMLSSCNVVKRVKSDEHLITNNTILEDGDKVTDERINNIIAQRTNSGMRRFLGFPLKLHIYNLARPNIDSILYANVLSDSSKVNRRTALLSKKQFDKLMESRRNFNSWLKRTGEAPVIYNEDKTIKTASNLRKYYYSKGWFNNEITYEVDKDSNKLAQVTYKVKKHKPYILDSITPYISSPAIDSLYDKFSKNSLLKKGEQYDEQNYETERERINSYLRNVGFYHFGQDYIRFEMDTINTNHKVHTDIIIANRTIRGDDSTTTRPFKIYKIKEVNIFTDDNFNNRNKPITDTTTYKDFNLYSKEKLRFRPKALTDAVFINKGDTFSALAQSRTSRYLNDLQMFRYPNVDFIENEEDTTLTANIYLEPKKQYGLSFDPEINTSNIQTIGFSFSAGLKIRNIFRGAETLEISGIAAIGASKTRNDPESAFFDINEFGGNIRLTIPRLFSPFNTDKIIPKYMSPSTAMSISATSQQNIGLDKQSLSGIFSYNWFPSKTVTNTLELFNVNFVKNLNTSNYFGVYQNSFSRLNSIARDINYIPNDAFLQNDELGSNRYQPADVFIDDVLVGNTSLSASDDDYLTVNNIDERKERLTENNLIFSTSFDYKIDKRNNIFDNDFSVFKWRLELAGNLLSSISNIAGLTKNDDGNYEVFGVAFSQYVKAEVDYIKYVDLGRKNVFAFRSYVGVAIPYGNSNSIPFAESFFAGGPNDNRAWTAYNLGPGSSKTTNEFNEANFKLHLSAEQRFSLFGAFQGAIFADAGNIWNVLDNVEEDAATLTSFDSLRDIALGSGFGLRYDFDFFVLRFDVGFKTYDPSQVQSKRWFRDYNFSNAVYNIGINYPF is encoded by the coding sequence TTGAATCTACAACACTTAACTTCAATAGTATATCCCTTCAACACATCGATGTATCGGAATGTACTAGTTTTGGTATGCGTATTTATGCTAAGTTCTTGTAATGTCGTAAAACGTGTAAAAAGTGATGAGCATCTTATTACCAATAACACCATTCTGGAAGATGGTGATAAAGTGACCGATGAGCGTATTAATAATATCATTGCGCAACGCACCAATTCGGGTATGCGAAGATTTTTGGGATTTCCTTTAAAACTTCATATTTACAATCTGGCCAGACCCAACATAGATTCCATATTATATGCCAACGTGTTGAGCGATTCTTCCAAAGTAAACCGAAGAACGGCTCTACTTTCCAAAAAACAATTCGACAAATTGATGGAATCACGTCGCAATTTTAATTCATGGTTAAAGCGTACAGGTGAAGCTCCTGTCATTTACAATGAGGACAAAACCATTAAAACCGCTAGTAACCTGAGAAAATATTATTATAGTAAGGGATGGTTTAATAATGAAATTACCTACGAGGTTGACAAGGACAGCAATAAATTGGCTCAGGTCACTTACAAAGTCAAAAAACATAAACCTTACATATTAGACTCCATTACGCCTTATATCAGTAGTCCTGCGATTGATTCGCTTTATGATAAATTCAGCAAAAACTCACTACTGAAAAAAGGAGAACAATATGACGAACAGAATTACGAAACGGAACGTGAGCGCATCAACAGTTATTTACGAAACGTTGGTTTTTATCATTTTGGACAAGATTATATTCGTTTTGAAATGGATACTATCAATACCAACCATAAAGTACACACCGATATTATTATAGCAAATAGAACCATACGAGGTGATGATTCTACAACCACCAGGCCTTTTAAGATTTATAAAATAAAGGAGGTCAATATTTTTACGGACGACAATTTCAACAACCGTAACAAACCAATAACAGACACCACAACCTATAAAGATTTTAACCTTTACAGTAAGGAAAAATTAAGATTCAGGCCTAAAGCGTTGACGGATGCTGTTTTTATAAATAAAGGCGACACTTTTAGTGCTTTAGCTCAAAGTAGGACTTCCCGATATCTTAATGACCTACAAATGTTTAGATATCCAAATGTTGATTTTATTGAAAATGAAGAGGACACTACACTTACCGCTAATATTTATTTAGAACCCAAAAAGCAATACGGTTTAAGTTTTGATCCAGAAATCAACACTAGTAATATTCAAACGATAGGATTTTCATTCAGTGCAGGATTAAAAATACGAAATATTTTTAGAGGCGCAGAAACTTTGGAAATATCGGGAATCGCAGCCATAGGTGCTTCGAAAACGCGAAATGATCCTGAATCTGCTTTTTTTGATATTAATGAATTTGGTGGCAATATTCGTTTAACCATTCCGAGGTTATTCAGCCCATTTAACACCGATAAAATTATCCCGAAATACATGTCTCCAAGCACAGCTATGAGCATTTCTGCGACAAGCCAACAAAATATTGGCTTAGACAAACAATCGCTCTCAGGTATATTTAGTTATAACTGGTTTCCTTCAAAAACGGTCACCAACACTCTAGAACTGTTTAATGTGAACTTTGTAAAAAACTTAAATACCAGTAATTACTTTGGGGTTTATCAAAACTCTTTTAGCAGATTAAACTCCATTGCACGCGATATTAATTATATACCCAACGATGCTTTTTTACAGAATGACGAATTAGGGTCAAATCGCTATCAGCCAGCTGATGTTTTTATTGATGATGTTTTGGTGGGAAACACCAGTTTATCTGCAAGTGATGATGATTATTTAACCGTAAATAATATAGATGAGCGCAAAGAACGACTTACTGAAAACAACCTTATTTTCTCTACAAGTTTCGACTATAAAATAGATAAGCGCAACAATATATTTGATAATGATTTCTCTGTTTTTAAATGGCGCCTAGAGTTAGCAGGTAATCTCCTTTCTAGCATTTCAAATATTGCAGGCTTAACGAAAAATGACGATGGCAATTACGAAGTCTTTGGAGTGGCGTTCTCCCAATATGTCAAAGCCGAAGTAGATTACATTAAGTATGTTGATTTAGGGAGAAAAAATGTATTTGCCTTCCGTAGTTATGTTGGTGTGGCTATTCCTTATGGCAACTCCAACAGTATTCCTTTTGCTGAAAGTTTCTTTGCTGGTGGACCAAACGACAATAGAGCTTGGACGGCTTATAATTTAGGTCCAGGAAGCTCCAAAACGACTAATGAATTCAATGAAGCGAACTTTAAACTCCATCTAAGTGCAGAACAACGCTTTAGCCTATTTGGTGCATTTCAAGGCGCTATTTTTGCAGATGCTGGAAACATATGGAATGTTTTAGACAATGTTGAAGAAGATGCTGCTACATTAACCAGTTTTGACTCATTAAGAGATATTGCTTTAGGCTCTGGCTTTGGCTTGCGATACGACTTTGATTTTTTTGTACTACGTTTCGATGTCGGTTTTAAAACTTATGACCCTTCACAAGTTCAGAGCAAACGTTGGTTTCGAGACTATAATTTTAGTAATGCGGTTTACAATATTGGTATCAACTATCCTTTTTAG
- a CDS encoding TrmH family RNA methyltransferase, producing the protein MLSKNQIKLIKSLSQKKARQQNGLFIVEGIKGISEFLKSDYRLKNLYTTDLIFEAPTHLITEISETDLKKISTLKNPNTALAIFEIPDEQAAQQNGLTIVLDDVRDPGNLGTIIRLCDWYGVKNLVCSQNTVDCYNTKVVQATMGSLTRVNVQYLDLITYLESIKTEVFGTFLTGENIYTTNLPSNGIIVLGNEANGISEAIEVHVTRKVTIPQFGEIKDTESLNVANATAILLSEFRRRTIEM; encoded by the coding sequence ATTTTATCAAAGAATCAAATCAAGTTAATTAAAAGCTTAAGTCAAAAAAAAGCCAGACAGCAAAACGGTTTGTTTATAGTTGAAGGCATCAAGGGAATTTCTGAATTTCTGAAATCGGATTACAGGTTGAAAAATCTCTATACTACTGATCTGATTTTTGAGGCACCAACTCATTTAATTACTGAAATTTCAGAAACTGATTTAAAGAAAATATCAACCCTTAAAAACCCGAATACAGCTTTAGCTATTTTTGAAATTCCTGATGAACAGGCTGCCCAACAAAACGGTTTAACCATAGTTTTAGATGATGTTAGGGATCCAGGGAATTTAGGAACGATTATTCGACTTTGTGATTGGTATGGTGTTAAAAATTTGGTTTGTAGCCAAAATACGGTTGATTGCTACAATACAAAAGTAGTGCAAGCGACAATGGGTTCTCTAACGCGAGTGAATGTGCAGTATTTAGATTTAATCACCTATTTGGAATCCATTAAGACAGAAGTTTTTGGAACATTCTTAACTGGCGAAAACATTTACACAACCAATTTACCATCCAATGGAATTATTGTTCTAGGAAATGAAGCCAATGGAATTTCTGAAGCCATTGAAGTTCACGTGACCAGAAAAGTTACCATTCCGCAATTTGGAGAAATTAAAGACACCGAAAGCTTAAATGTGGCCAATGCAACAGCCATACTATTAAGTGAATTTCGAAGGCGTACTATTGAAATGTGA
- the porT gene encoding type IX secretion/gliding motility protein PorT/SprT — MRKTIYVIALLLTFQNVSAQLFTKEKVTNSIDNIDKKFLTWGYFIGFNQYDFNFDYNEDLKDIQVDKSFGFHLGLVGDMRINDYLNLRLEPGVFFTTRNLRYDESYFAGMEFNDSDLLREVKSTYVHVPLLLKVSTKRINNFKPFIVGGVSAALNLSSNQDNPNDNSSGEFRMTKNTYFYEIGFGIDMYLLYFKFTPSIRGIFAMNDELIRDAATNSPWTGNVSKMQTRGVFINFTFQ; from the coding sequence ATGAGGAAAACAATTTATGTTATCGCACTTTTATTAACGTTCCAAAACGTTTCTGCTCAACTTTTTACCAAAGAAAAAGTAACTAATTCCATTGACAACATCGACAAGAAGTTTTTAACTTGGGGTTATTTTATTGGGTTTAACCAATACGACTTTAATTTTGATTATAATGAGGACTTAAAAGACATTCAAGTTGATAAATCGTTTGGGTTTCATTTAGGCCTTGTCGGTGATATGCGAATCAATGATTATCTCAATTTGAGACTTGAACCAGGCGTTTTTTTTACCACAAGAAATTTGCGTTATGACGAAAGTTATTTTGCAGGCATGGAATTTAATGACTCCGATTTGCTAAGAGAAGTTAAATCCACTTATGTCCATGTGCCTTTATTATTAAAAGTATCAACTAAGCGGATTAATAATTTTAAACCATTCATTGTTGGAGGCGTTTCGGCTGCCCTCAACCTGTCCAGTAATCAAGATAACCCAAATGACAATAGTTCTGGCGAGTTCAGAATGACCAAAAACACGTATTTCTATGAAATTGGTTTTGGTATCGATATGTACTTACTCTATTTCAAATTTACGCCATCGATTCGCGGTATTTTCGCTATGAATGATGAACTTATTAGAGATGCCGCCACAAATAGCCCTTGGACGGGTAATGTTTCAAAAATGCAAACGAGAGGTGTTTTTATCAATTTCACATTTCAATAG
- the ubiE gene encoding bifunctional demethylmenaquinone methyltransferase/2-methoxy-6-polyprenyl-1,4-benzoquinol methylase UbiE encodes MAEKVNPYKDSTQSKKVQVTKMFDTISKEYDGLNRVISFGIDVKWRNKVVKLVAQTNPENILDIATGTGDLAISLTSTSAKEIIGLDISDGMLEVGRKKIKSKNLDNVISMVIGDSEDLPFENDTFDAITVAFGVRNFENLEKGLTEILRVLKPNGIFVILETSVPTNPIYKAGYNVHTKLVMPVIGKLFSKDKVAYDYLSESASVFPYGEALNNILRKIGFINVKDMPQTMGVATIYSASKS; translated from the coding sequence ATGGCTGAAAAAGTAAATCCATATAAAGATAGTACCCAATCCAAAAAGGTTCAGGTGACTAAAATGTTCGACACCATCTCTAAAGAATATGATGGTCTCAACCGTGTCATTTCTTTTGGTATCGATGTAAAATGGAGAAACAAGGTTGTAAAATTAGTGGCCCAAACTAATCCTGAAAATATTTTGGATATTGCCACAGGAACAGGAGATTTGGCCATTAGCCTCACTTCTACTAGCGCCAAAGAAATTATTGGCTTAGACATAAGCGATGGTATGTTGGAAGTGGGTCGGAAAAAAATTAAATCTAAAAACTTAGACAATGTCATATCCATGGTTATTGGAGATTCAGAGGATTTACCTTTTGAAAATGACACTTTCGATGCTATAACCGTTGCTTTTGGTGTTCGTAATTTTGAAAATTTGGAAAAAGGACTGACCGAAATATTAAGAGTCCTAAAACCTAATGGTATTTTTGTGATTTTAGAAACCTCAGTACCTACAAATCCGATATACAAAGCGGGTTACAACGTACATACAAAATTGGTTATGCCTGTAATCGGAAAACTGTTTTCAAAGGATAAGGTAGCCTACGATTATCTAAGTGAATCTGCCTCCGTTTTTCCTTATGGTGAAGCTTTGAACAATATTTTGAGAAAAATTGGGTTTATTAATGTCAAAGACATGCCACAAACTATGGGAGTGGCCACAATTTACTCAGCATCCAAATCGTAG
- the trkA gene encoding Trk system potassium transporter TrkA translates to MKIIIAGAGEVGFHLAKLLSYESQEITLIDTKKDSLAYAGEHLDIRTIKGDATSIAILRDARIETAALFIAVTSSETTNITACVLAKQLGAKRTIARISNTEFIENKETVGFSKFGIDELISPESLAASEIELLLNQYGFNDTYEFEDGALTMLGLRLSRTATFVDKTVKEAAEIYPELHFIPIAIQRLGTQYTIIPRGDTIFKEGDKVVFMTSKGGDDELFELSGKVKVHIKDIMILGGSQIGFKTAKDLCTSKFNVKLVESKRSVAEDLAEDLPNALVICGDGRNVEILDEENISDMDAFIAVTGNSETNIMSCLLAKSKGVKKTIALVENMDYYQLSQSIGIDTLINKKLLAANNIFRYIRKGEVVAMTKLTNMNAELLEFVVKPNSKITNKKIKDLKFPRSAIFGGIIRDGQGLIPLGDFKIDAGDRVVVCCLPRSISEVEAFFS, encoded by the coding sequence ATGAAAATAATTATCGCAGGTGCAGGTGAAGTAGGATTTCATTTGGCGAAACTTTTATCTTACGAGTCACAAGAAATCACATTAATAGATACCAAAAAAGATAGTTTAGCATATGCTGGAGAGCATTTGGATATCAGGACTATAAAAGGTGATGCAACGTCAATTGCTATTCTAAGAGATGCACGTATCGAAACTGCAGCGCTTTTTATTGCCGTAACGTCTTCGGAAACTACAAATATTACAGCTTGCGTATTAGCAAAACAATTAGGTGCAAAACGAACCATTGCACGTATTTCCAATACCGAATTTATTGAAAACAAAGAGACGGTTGGGTTTTCGAAATTTGGAATTGATGAATTGATTTCACCAGAATCTTTAGCCGCTTCTGAAATAGAGCTATTATTGAATCAGTATGGCTTTAATGATACTTATGAGTTTGAAGATGGCGCATTGACCATGTTGGGTTTACGTTTGTCCAGAACAGCAACTTTTGTGGATAAAACGGTTAAGGAAGCGGCCGAAATATATCCTGAGTTGCATTTTATTCCAATTGCCATTCAGCGATTGGGAACCCAGTATACTATAATACCGCGTGGAGATACCATTTTTAAAGAAGGTGATAAAGTCGTTTTTATGACTTCTAAAGGCGGTGATGATGAGTTGTTTGAGTTATCTGGAAAAGTTAAAGTCCATATTAAGGATATCATGATTCTTGGTGGTAGTCAAATCGGTTTTAAAACGGCAAAAGACCTTTGCACGAGTAAGTTTAATGTGAAGTTGGTTGAAAGTAAACGGAGTGTAGCAGAAGATTTAGCGGAAGATTTACCAAATGCTTTAGTGATTTGTGGAGATGGGAGAAATGTTGAAATATTAGATGAAGAGAATATTTCTGACATGGATGCTTTTATTGCTGTGACTGGTAATTCGGAAACCAACATTATGTCTTGTCTTTTGGCAAAATCCAAAGGTGTAAAGAAAACGATTGCCTTAGTAGAGAATATGGATTATTATCAATTGTCACAATCCATAGGCATCGATACCCTAATCAATAAAAAATTATTGGCTGCCAATAACATCTTTAGATATATTAGAAAAGGCGAGGTTGTAGCAATGACCAAGTTGACCAATATGAATGCTGAACTATTAGAGTTTGTTGTAAAACCTAATTCTAAAATTACCAATAAAAAGATTAAGGATTTAAAATTTCCACGTTCCGCCATTTTTGGTGGTATTATAAGAGATGGACAAGGATTGATTCCATTAGGTGACTTTAAAATTGATGCAGGTGATCGCGTGGTAGTTTGCTGTTTGCCACGTTCTATTTCTGAAGTTGAAGCATTTTTCTCTTAA